One genomic segment of Candidatus Obscuribacter sp. includes these proteins:
- a CDS encoding ATP-binding protein → MVTSVTRSQQKKLSILGFLNRGKTDATEGYIGDPSRLPGEPVPRPHAAAPSILPLWDLFHDDASGLGIVVLKDGTYRCCYEVDGVHVSGFDEVRLGSLMNHFTGFLNGIDTSVQLTVVCHNISKREYFQKHPVEVADDSFLRYVGKAVENDQAALLARNFVPELKFFVTFCYRPPKEKPQKQNIVKTAVNNVLDAFTSQAARQSVGSHFKNVNTLIQRANGYINQLGSCGMSGRPVSAVEYFQMLYKELNPQQANLNHDSLPIPVRPQTKPVPQSVRRIFPDMEPATIRQQLTESRYDFSASDFVKVTDMTSYLENTDPTNLNPELEVAGRYIRTLYMNRLPERTGPLWLQPLLRLNCEWKMNLYAHKLDKELFRKSLQRKQAQASANTYQGVMGQRSAPNQEEAEKAQEAAQIGSELYTTNMEVFNYAIYFSLYADSLEELNRSTEFVRSAAPQCRGARFVIGYHEQKALFVGSLPGLGLDVNRRGKAVRTPTVRNSFPFVHAKLGSEKGDWLGFSKETLEPVFLNPYDEKLPNALCIVFGQPGEGKSMVAQQIIQMKTLSGAKTIIIDRSGSYKMLTEVYDDTAYIKLGPDGQVCINLYDLPFQGPDGKPVDPANPPESHIIKILNFHSVMLGDKGEQALTKDEKPVLMHGIQAIYKSCAQEGRIPIESDLVNWLNEEAQRAGKSKRGEVCEDLANRLSLYCKGAIFGKLFDGPTSIPLDTQLMVFDTSDLSHDKTLEAVVTLFVSDYVLRRAAQHKAEKVAQGLPSRFVFCIDELWRLLRYEGGKTLVEDASRTSRHLGLLFIGISQELGDLLRDDRARNLATNSAIKIILGNDPSNFDAIRDACGLTPQEMSAIAHLTRKNREYSDAFLIYHKMSRGVVKLVVPKFMYWVATTEPNTDQPCRSKMIELCKGDPRWACHLLGQGYRPETFSEELLQSG, encoded by the coding sequence ATGGTCACTTCAGTTACTCGCTCACAGCAAAAAAAACTCAGCATCCTCGGCTTTTTAAATCGGGGTAAGACTGATGCTACCGAAGGTTATATAGGCGATCCGTCCAGATTGCCAGGTGAGCCTGTGCCGCGTCCGCACGCAGCAGCCCCGTCGATTTTGCCGCTATGGGATTTATTCCACGATGATGCCAGTGGACTGGGCATTGTCGTCCTTAAGGATGGCACTTACCGCTGCTGTTATGAGGTAGACGGTGTCCACGTCTCAGGTTTTGACGAAGTCAGGCTTGGTTCACTAATGAATCACTTCACTGGTTTTCTCAATGGTATTGATACATCAGTGCAGCTCACTGTGGTTTGCCACAATATTTCAAAGCGAGAATATTTTCAAAAGCATCCGGTAGAAGTGGCTGATGATAGCTTCTTGCGCTATGTCGGTAAGGCCGTAGAAAACGACCAGGCCGCCTTGCTCGCTCGTAACTTTGTGCCAGAACTCAAATTTTTTGTCACCTTTTGCTATCGTCCTCCCAAAGAAAAACCACAAAAACAAAATATCGTAAAAACAGCTGTTAATAACGTTCTTGATGCGTTCACCAGTCAGGCTGCCAGGCAGTCTGTTGGTAGCCATTTTAAAAACGTTAATACACTGATTCAGCGTGCCAATGGTTATATCAACCAACTGGGCAGCTGTGGTATGAGCGGCAGACCGGTCTCAGCGGTGGAATATTTTCAGATGCTCTACAAAGAGCTAAATCCGCAACAGGCCAATCTCAATCACGATAGTCTGCCTATTCCAGTGAGACCGCAAACAAAACCAGTGCCTCAATCAGTACGTCGGATTTTTCCTGATATGGAGCCTGCTACCATCCGGCAGCAACTGACTGAGTCTCGCTATGACTTTAGTGCTAGTGATTTTGTCAAAGTCACAGACATGACCTCCTATCTCGAAAACACCGACCCCACTAATCTCAATCCAGAGTTAGAAGTGGCTGGTCGTTATATTCGTACTCTCTATATGAATCGCCTGCCTGAGCGTACTGGACCGCTCTGGTTGCAGCCGCTTTTGCGTCTTAACTGCGAATGGAAGATGAATCTCTATGCTCATAAGCTCGATAAAGAGCTGTTCCGCAAGAGCTTACAGCGCAAGCAAGCACAGGCTTCTGCTAACACCTATCAGGGTGTCATGGGGCAACGTTCTGCACCCAACCAGGAAGAAGCCGAAAAGGCTCAGGAAGCGGCTCAGATTGGTTCTGAGTTGTACACCACCAACATGGAAGTCTTTAACTACGCCATCTATTTTTCGCTTTATGCTGACTCACTTGAGGAGCTTAACCGCTCTACCGAGTTTGTCCGTTCGGCTGCCCCGCAGTGCCGTGGTGCTCGTTTTGTCATTGGCTACCATGAGCAAAAAGCACTCTTTGTCGGCTCTTTGCCAGGACTTGGACTGGACGTAAACAGACGTGGTAAGGCTGTGCGTACACCCACTGTGCGTAACTCTTTTCCTTTTGTGCACGCCAAGTTGGGCTCCGAAAAGGGCGACTGGTTAGGCTTCTCCAAAGAAACACTGGAGCCAGTATTTCTCAATCCCTACGACGAAAAACTACCAAACGCTTTGTGTATCGTCTTTGGTCAGCCTGGTGAAGGTAAATCCATGGTGGCCCAGCAAATAATCCAGATGAAGACTTTGTCTGGCGCCAAGACAATCATTATTGACCGATCCGGCAGCTACAAGATGCTTACTGAGGTCTATGACGATACCGCCTATATCAAGCTTGGTCCGGATGGTCAGGTTTGTATCAATCTATATGATTTACCCTTCCAGGGACCTGATGGTAAGCCGGTGGACCCAGCTAATCCACCAGAGTCGCATATCATCAAGATTCTCAACTTCCACTCAGTGATGCTGGGTGATAAAGGCGAGCAAGCACTCACTAAAGACGAAAAGCCTGTCTTGATGCATGGTATCCAGGCAATTTATAAGAGTTGCGCTCAAGAAGGTCGCATCCCCATCGAGTCAGACCTGGTCAATTGGCTTAACGAAGAAGCGCAGCGTGCCGGTAAAAGTAAGCGCGGCGAAGTTTGTGAAGATCTGGCTAACCGTCTCAGTCTTTATTGCAAGGGAGCTATCTTTGGCAAGCTGTTTGATGGACCTACATCGATTCCGCTTGATACTCAGCTTATGGTGTTTGATACATCGGATCTCTCTCACGATAAGACTCTTGAGGCAGTAGTGACACTCTTTGTCTCTGACTATGTGCTGCGCCGTGCTGCCCAGCATAAAGCCGAAAAAGTCGCTCAAGGTTTACCCTCACGCTTTGTTTTTTGCATAGACGAGTTGTGGAGACTACTGCGTTACGAAGGCGGTAAGACCCTTGTAGAAGACGCCTCGCGTACCAGCCGCCACTTAGGTCTGCTTTTTATCGGTATCTCCCAGGAGCTGGGTGACCTTTTGCGCGATGATAGAGCACGTAACCTGGCAACAAACAGTGCCATTAAGATCATTCTCGGTAATGACCCATCCAACTTTGATGCCATCCGCGATGCCTGCGGCTTGACGCCACAAGAGATGTCGGCGATTGCCCATTTGACCAGAAAAAACCGCGAGTATTCAGATGCCTTTTTGATCTATCACAAGATGTCTCGTGGTGTGGTCAAACTTGTAGTACCTAAGTTTATGTACTGGGTGGCCACAACTGAGCCCAACACCGACCAGCCTTGTCGCTCCAAAATGATCGAGCTCTGCAAAGGTGATCCGCGCTGGGCTTGCCACCTCCTTGGTCAGGGTTATCGACCAGAGACATTTTCAGAAGAACTTTTGCAATCAGGTTAG